The Sphingomonas sp. genome contains a region encoding:
- a CDS encoding CatB-related O-acetyltransferase, which yields MGLQSTIDRVLLKLIRNHEESPYLRRRFQTLYGIEIGDYSYGAFDRWRIPPGTKIGRYCSFAASAQIISANHPLQALSTHPIFYLKSRGVIDRDRVVAQPTIVEDDVWVGHHAIITPGCKHIGRGAVIGAGAIVTRNVPAYAIVAGNPAKLIRHRFSPDVIAAIERTRWWEMDRAALAHASTQAPDFALEPTVENAAAFERAAAAG from the coding sequence ATGGGACTTCAGAGCACGATCGACCGGGTTCTGCTGAAGCTGATACGGAATCACGAGGAGAGCCCGTATCTCCGCCGCCGCTTCCAGACGCTCTACGGCATCGAAATCGGCGACTACAGCTATGGCGCTTTCGATCGCTGGCGCATCCCGCCGGGCACGAAGATCGGCCGCTATTGCTCCTTTGCGGCATCGGCACAGATCATCTCGGCCAACCATCCGCTCCAGGCGCTGTCGACGCACCCGATCTTCTACCTGAAGAGCCGGGGCGTGATCGATCGCGACCGCGTCGTCGCGCAGCCGACGATCGTCGAGGACGATGTGTGGGTGGGCCATCACGCGATCATCACGCCCGGCTGCAAGCATATCGGCCGCGGCGCAGTGATCGGGGCGGGTGCGATCGTGACGCGCAACGTTCCAGCCTATGCGATCGTCGCCGGCAACCCGGCCAAGCTGATCCGCCACCGCTTCTCGCCCGACGTGATCGCGGCGATCGAGCGCACCCGCTGGTGGGAGATGGATCGTGCGGCATTGGCGCACGCCTCAACCCAGGCGCCCGACTTCGCGCTGGAGCCGACGGTCGAAAACGCCGCCGCCTTCGAACGCGCGGCCGCGGCGGGATAG
- a CDS encoding AI-2E family transporter, with the protein MKRLVPDDADARFIRRVLILLTVGAVVVALVRAADLLILTFGAVLGAVVIRAIADRYAQIGVPKRWSVVTAMLTVVAAIAFLVWLFAVQFGPQVEALVRSIPQLVVRLKAWAQESPVAAKLYDAGEAAFAGSRVARDASGFALGSFELFLNALLLLVGALFMAADPGVYLRGLLLLAPKGNMRDAIGDALADVGTTLRLWLRTQLILMTSMGLLVGAGLWIAGVPSPAALGLLAGLSEFIPYVGPAAAMLPALGLAATGGSGALIGCLLVFAGVRIVQTNFLTPFVQSRVIAIPPAVTLFAIIGIGFVFGLFGLFFSAALLVVIFTLVRSLYLREVLGEEIDLRSAASTDTSKPDA; encoded by the coding sequence GTGAAACGTCTCGTCCCCGATGATGCCGACGCGCGGTTCATCCGCCGCGTCCTGATTCTGCTCACCGTCGGCGCGGTAGTGGTCGCGCTGGTGCGCGCGGCCGACCTGCTGATCCTCACCTTCGGCGCGGTGCTGGGGGCGGTGGTGATTCGCGCCATCGCCGATCGCTACGCGCAGATCGGCGTGCCGAAGCGCTGGTCGGTGGTCACCGCAATGCTCACCGTGGTGGCTGCGATCGCCTTCCTCGTCTGGCTCTTCGCGGTGCAGTTCGGCCCACAGGTCGAGGCGCTGGTCCGCTCGATCCCGCAGCTGGTGGTGCGGCTGAAGGCCTGGGCGCAGGAGAGCCCGGTGGCGGCGAAACTCTACGACGCGGGCGAGGCGGCGTTCGCCGGTTCCCGAGTCGCACGCGACGCGAGCGGATTCGCGCTCGGTTCGTTCGAGCTTTTTCTGAACGCCTTGCTGCTGCTGGTCGGTGCGCTGTTCATGGCCGCCGATCCGGGGGTGTATTTGCGCGGATTGCTGCTGCTCGCGCCCAAGGGGAATATGCGCGACGCCATTGGTGATGCGCTGGCCGACGTTGGCACGACGCTGCGGTTGTGGCTGCGCACCCAGCTGATTCTGATGACCAGCATGGGCCTGCTAGTCGGCGCGGGGCTGTGGATCGCGGGCGTACCATCGCCCGCCGCGCTAGGGCTGCTGGCGGGGCTGAGTGAGTTTATCCCCTATGTCGGCCCCGCAGCAGCGATGCTGCCGGCGCTTGGCCTTGCCGCCACCGGCGGATCGGGGGCGCTGATCGGCTGCCTGCTCGTCTTCGCCGGCGTGCGAATCGTCCAGACCAACTTTCTCACTCCCTTCGTGCAAAGCCGCGTGATCGCTATTCCGCCCGCGGTGACGCTATTCGCGATCATCGGCATCGGTTTCGTCTTCGGATTGTTCGGCCTGTTCTTCTCTGCCGCGCTGCTGGTGGTGATCTTCACGCTGGTGCGTAGCCTGTATCTGCGCGAGGTTCTCGGTGAGGAAATCGACCTTCGATCTGCGGCTTCGACAGATACGTCCAAACCCGATGCGTAG
- a CDS encoding HPP family protein, translating to MFRLVMAGAQWRDRIGAALGGAIGIGVTAGVSALAGFDRETTILLAAPIGASAVLVFAVPSSPLAQPWRVIGGNGISALVGLAVAWWLGHGALAAGVAVGLAILVMSLTRSLHPPGGGTVLLPVLAPAILAKGLGFVLLPIGVNAVLLTLCGLLVHRFTGHSYPHRVQPAPPAPGLLPEDIDAALEEAGEAFDVSREDLLALLARAEQHAAARRG from the coding sequence GTGTTCCGGCTGGTGATGGCCGGCGCGCAGTGGCGCGACCGGATCGGCGCGGCACTGGGCGGTGCTATCGGCATCGGGGTGACGGCCGGGGTGTCGGCACTCGCGGGGTTCGATCGTGAGACGACGATCCTGCTGGCGGCGCCGATCGGAGCCTCGGCTGTGCTGGTGTTCGCGGTGCCGTCCAGTCCGCTGGCGCAACCCTGGCGGGTGATCGGGGGGAACGGGATTTCGGCGCTGGTCGGCTTGGCGGTGGCCTGGTGGCTGGGGCACGGCGCGCTTGCCGCTGGCGTAGCGGTGGGACTGGCCATCCTCGTGATGTCGCTGACCCGCAGCCTCCATCCGCCGGGCGGCGGCACGGTGCTGCTGCCGGTTCTGGCGCCTGCGATATTGGCGAAGGGGCTCGGCTTCGTGCTTCTGCCGATCGGCGTCAACGCCGTGCTGCTGACGCTGTGCGGGCTGCTCGTCCACCGGTTCACCGGGCACAGCTACCCCCACCGCGTGCAACCCGCCCCGCCCGCGCCGGGATTGCTTCCGGAGGACATCGACGCGGCGCTTGAGGAAGCGGGGGAGGCCTTCGACGTCAGCCGCGAGGACCTGCTGGCGCTGCTGGCACGGGCCGAACAACACGCGGCGGCGCGACGCGGGTGA
- the ctrA gene encoding response regulator transcription factor CtrA yields the protein MRVLLIEDEPSTAKAIELILSGEGFNVYTTDLGEEGLDLAKLYDYDIILLDLNLPDMHGYDVLKKVRTARVQTPVLILSGISEMDSKVRSFGFGADDYVTKPFHRDELVARIHAVVRRSKGHSQSVIRTGKLAVNLDAKTVEVDGARVHLTGKEYAMLELLSLRKGTTLTKEMFLNHLYGGMDEPELKIIDVFICKLRKKLSMACEGDNYIETVWGRGYVLREPDEAMQADTQVA from the coding sequence ATGCGCGTGCTGCTGATCGAAGACGAGCCTAGCACAGCCAAGGCGATCGAACTGATCCTTTCGGGCGAAGGGTTCAACGTCTACACGACCGACCTGGGCGAAGAAGGCCTGGATCTCGCCAAGCTGTATGACTACGATATCATCCTGCTCGACCTGAACCTGCCGGACATGCACGGCTATGACGTGCTGAAGAAGGTGCGCACAGCGCGGGTGCAGACCCCGGTGCTGATCCTTTCTGGTATTAGCGAGATGGATTCGAAGGTGCGCTCGTTCGGTTTCGGCGCCGACGATTACGTCACCAAGCCGTTCCACCGCGACGAGCTGGTCGCTCGCATCCACGCCGTGGTTCGCCGCTCGAAGGGTCATTCGCAGTCGGTCATCCGCACCGGCAAGCTGGCGGTGAACCTCGACGCCAAGACCGTCGAGGTCGACGGCGCGCGCGTGCACCTGACCGGCAAGGAATATGCGATGCTGGAGCTGCTCTCGCTCCGCAAGGGCACCACGCTGACCAAGGAGATGTTCCTCAACCATCTCTATGGCGGCATGGACGAGCCCGAACTCAAGATCATCGACGTCTTCATCTGCAAGCTGCGAAAGAAGCTGAGCATGGCGTGCGAAGGCGACAATTATATCGAGACCGTCTGGGGCCGCGGCTATGTGCTGCGCGAGCCGGACGAGGCGATGCAGGCGGATACCCAGGTCGCCTGA
- a CDS encoding diacylglycerol kinase family protein, whose amino-acid sequence MTNKPGFSISARLKSFRYAIRGLRMLVREEHNARVHLAASLGVLAAGALLRLSWDEWRWIVLAIALVWLAEAFNTAIEDLCDRFCPDFDPAIGRIKDLAAGGVLVASLAAAAIGLLTLGPPLLRVLP is encoded by the coding sequence ATGACCAACAAACCTGGCTTCAGCATTTCCGCGCGGCTGAAGAGCTTCCGCTACGCGATCCGCGGACTGCGCATGCTGGTGCGCGAGGAGCATAACGCACGCGTGCATCTGGCTGCATCGCTGGGTGTGTTGGCTGCCGGCGCCCTATTGCGACTGTCGTGGGACGAATGGCGCTGGATCGTCCTCGCGATCGCGCTGGTCTGGCTGGCCGAGGCGTTCAACACCGCTATCGAGGATCTCTGCGATCGGTTCTGCCCGGACTTCGACCCCGCGATCGGCCGAATCAAGGATCTCGCTGCAGGCGGGGTGCTGGTGGCGTCGCTGGCGGCTGCGGCGATCGGGCTGCTGACGCTGGGACCGCCGTTGCTGCGAGTGCTGCCGTAA
- a CDS encoding TIGR02466 family protein, which yields MRTLFSTLFYQQPLGDDALVAELEASCLQLAEDDSAGRRWCRDNHYRGYTSYASLNDLPIRDPAFADLKRLLDKHVAKFAEACAFDLAGRKLKLDSLWVNVLDGKGGHGAHIHPHSVVSGTLYVALPQGARGLKLEDPRLAMMMAAPTRRPDAPESLQPFIEVVPEVGTVLLWESWLRHEVPPGAAKEKRISISFNYRW from the coding sequence ATGCGCACGCTGTTTTCGACCCTGTTCTATCAGCAGCCGCTGGGTGACGACGCGCTGGTCGCCGAGCTCGAAGCCTCGTGCCTGCAACTGGCCGAGGACGATAGCGCCGGCCGGCGCTGGTGCCGCGACAACCACTATCGCGGCTATACCAGTTATGCCTCGCTGAACGATCTGCCGATCCGTGACCCGGCCTTCGCCGATCTTAAGCGGTTGCTCGACAAGCATGTCGCCAAGTTCGCCGAGGCCTGCGCGTTCGATCTCGCCGGGCGCAAGCTTAAGCTCGACAGCCTGTGGGTGAACGTGCTCGACGGCAAGGGTGGCCACGGCGCGCATATCCATCCGCACAGTGTCGTGTCGGGCACCCTCTATGTCGCGCTGCCGCAGGGCGCACGCGGGCTCAAGCTCGAGGATCCGCGGCTGGCGATGATGATGGCTGCGCCGACGCGGCGGCCCGATGCGCCGGAATCGCTCCAGCCCTTCATCGAGGTGGTGCCCGAGGTCGGCACCGTGCTGCTCTGGGAAAGCTGGCTGCGCCACGAGGTCCCGCCCGGCGCGGCCAAGGAGAAGCGGATCAGCATCAGCTTCAATTATCGATGGTGA
- a CDS encoding RNB domain-containing ribonuclease codes for MAKNRTSAGLPTRQQILDFIASSDTPAGKREIAKAFGLSAQDKILLKALLKDMSDEGLIDVAPGRAFHKMGGLPKVTVLRITDADGDTTWAVPERWEAEHVPAPRLRVREMRGKRSALGVGDRILARTEEAGNGWIAHPMKQLARGEELMLGVLHEEGGKLWLQGVEKKERRSWPVSDAGGAEPGDLVLAEKAGRPPRITARVVERLGDPFAPRSFSLIAIHRHGIPNVFSEELLEEAERVARQPLGNDREDLRHLPIVAIDPADARDHDDAVWATPDDDPANEGGWKAIVAIADVSFYVRPGSELDREARKRGNSVYFPDRVVPMLPEVLSADVCSLKENVDRAALACHLQVTKSGALKSWRFTRAVVRLAANIAYEDAQAAIDGTLDKPLPFRRAGSALPPAEPEQRGALFTQHGVGGGARAGSESGAAGALPHPNPSPEGEGLLDALRPLWDCWHALNAARDKREPLDLDLPERRIVLDEKGRILSVAPRERLDAHKLIEDYMIAANVAAAKALEAKKTPVMYRIHEPPAREKLTALKEYLKTFEIEFALGQVIRPATFNRIFDRVGEEEFRPQVMEQVLRTQTQAYYGPENVGHFGLALGSYAHFTSPIRRYADLVVHRALVDAYRLGPGGLTAEEAGSMDRIGQSISQLERRAMEAERETIDRYVAAYLAAHVGEIMSARITGVQNFGFFATVEGIGGDGLVAARDLGAEYFHFDEAGKRLVGEHSGEEFTLGQRIELRLVEANPVSGALRFELPDGKGSAGGPQRTGRPGKGAPKRVIHRRGRPGNIRHNGRKR; via the coding sequence ATGGCTAAGAACAGAACAAGCGCAGGACTGCCGACACGGCAGCAGATTCTCGATTTCATCGCATCCTCGGATACGCCCGCCGGCAAGCGCGAGATCGCCAAGGCCTTCGGGCTGAGCGCACAGGACAAGATCCTGCTCAAGGCGCTGTTGAAGGACATGAGCGACGAGGGGCTGATCGACGTCGCCCCCGGCCGCGCCTTCCACAAGATGGGCGGGCTGCCCAAGGTGACCGTGCTGCGGATCACCGATGCGGACGGCGACACCACCTGGGCGGTGCCCGAGCGCTGGGAGGCCGAGCATGTCCCCGCACCGCGCCTGCGCGTCCGCGAGATGCGCGGCAAACGCTCGGCGCTGGGGGTGGGGGACCGCATCCTCGCGCGCACCGAAGAGGCCGGCAACGGCTGGATCGCGCATCCGATGAAGCAGCTCGCCCGCGGCGAGGAACTGATGCTCGGCGTGCTCCACGAGGAGGGCGGCAAGCTCTGGCTGCAAGGTGTCGAGAAAAAGGAGCGGCGCAGCTGGCCGGTCTCCGACGCGGGCGGCGCCGAGCCCGGTGATCTGGTGCTGGCCGAAAAAGCCGGTCGCCCGCCGCGGATTACCGCGCGGGTGGTCGAGCGGCTCGGCGATCCGTTCGCCCCGCGCAGCTTCTCGCTGATCGCGATCCACCGCCACGGCATCCCCAATGTCTTCTCCGAGGAGTTGCTGGAAGAGGCCGAGCGGGTGGCCAGGCAGCCGCTGGGCAACGACCGCGAGGATCTGCGGCATTTGCCGATCGTCGCGATCGACCCCGCCGATGCGCGCGACCATGACGATGCCGTCTGGGCGACGCCCGACGATGATCCCGCCAACGAGGGCGGCTGGAAGGCGATCGTCGCGATCGCCGATGTGTCCTTCTACGTCCGCCCCGGTTCGGAGCTCGACCGCGAGGCGCGCAAGCGCGGCAACTCGGTCTATTTCCCCGATCGGGTCGTGCCGATGCTGCCCGAGGTGCTGTCGGCGGACGTGTGTTCGCTGAAGGAGAACGTCGACCGCGCCGCGCTCGCCTGCCATCTGCAGGTGACCAAGAGCGGGGCGCTTAAGAGCTGGCGCTTCACCCGCGCCGTCGTGCGGCTGGCGGCCAACATCGCCTATGAGGACGCACAGGCGGCTATCGATGGGACCCTCGATAAGCCCCTCCCCTTCAGGCGTGCTGGGTCGGCTCTGCCCCCGGCAGAGCCTGAACAGCGCGGGGCGCTGTTCACCCAGCACGGGGTCGGGGGTGGGGCCCGAGCTGGGAGCGAATCCGGCGCTGCGGGCGCACTGCCCCACCCCAACCCCTCCCCTGAAGGGGAGGGGCTATTGGATGCCCTCCGCCCGCTGTGGGATTGCTGGCACGCGCTCAACGCGGCGCGCGACAAGCGCGAGCCGCTCGACCTCGATTTGCCCGAGCGCCGCATCGTCCTCGACGAGAAGGGCCGCATCCTCTCGGTCGCGCCGCGCGAGCGGCTCGATGCGCACAAGCTGATCGAAGATTACATGATCGCCGCCAATGTCGCCGCCGCCAAGGCGCTGGAGGCGAAGAAGACGCCGGTGATGTACCGCATCCACGAGCCGCCGGCGCGCGAGAAGCTCACTGCGCTCAAGGAATATCTCAAGACCTTCGAAATCGAGTTCGCGCTCGGCCAAGTGATCCGCCCGGCCACCTTCAACCGCATCTTCGACCGCGTCGGCGAGGAGGAGTTCCGCCCCCAGGTGATGGAGCAGGTGCTGCGCACCCAGACCCAGGCCTATTACGGCCCCGAAAATGTCGGCCATTTCGGCCTGGCGCTCGGCTCCTACGCGCACTTCACTTCCCCGATCCGCCGCTATGCCGACCTCGTCGTGCACCGCGCGCTGGTCGACGCCTATCGGCTGGGGCCGGGCGGGCTGACGGCGGAGGAAGCCGGCAGCATGGATCGGATCGGCCAGTCGATCAGCCAGCTCGAACGTCGCGCCATGGAGGCCGAGCGCGAGACGATCGACCGCTATGTCGCCGCCTATCTGGCCGCGCATGTCGGGGAGATCATGTCGGCGCGGATCACCGGCGTGCAGAATTTCGGCTTCTTCGCGACCGTGGAAGGCATTGGCGGCGACGGACTGGTCGCCGCGCGCGACTTGGGCGCCGAGTATTTCCACTTCGATGAAGCGGGCAAGCGGTTGGTCGGCGAGCATAGCGGCGAGGAATTTACGCTAGGCCAGCGGATCGAACTGCGGCTGGTCGAGGCGAACCCTGTTTCCGGCGCACTGCGCTTCGAGCTTCCCGACGGCAAGGGATCGGCGGGCGGGCCGCAGCGCACCGGCCGGCCGGGCAAGGGCGCCCCCAAGCGGGTGATTCACCGCCGCGGCCGCCCGGGAAACATTCGCCACAACGGGCGCAAGCGCTGA
- a CDS encoding amidohydrolase, whose product MFTRLKRLAAATALLLAPAAQADGIVDNVNGITLDAKGAVVRFEALQIDPYGKVVAVYAKGQKRPRKMVWRLDLKGATIVPGMIDAHGHFMGLGFQQLQLDLSATTSLDDALARIGDYATKSRAKWVLGRGWNQEAWKLGRFPTAGDLDRAVSDRPVWLERVDGHAGWANSKALELAGITAASKDPAGGRIERDASGRPSGVLVDAATELVAKVVPQPTPRERNAAFLAAQQKLLSLGVTATADMGTTVDDWETMRGMADIGQLHLRIMSYAHGVDTALRVAGAGPTPWLYGDRLRMGGIKLYADGALGSRGAWLKADYSDAPGNKGLGFLTDDQLLNLMARGAMDNFQIAVHAIGDRANQQVLDAIEILTETYKGDRRWRIEHAQIIDPKDLPRFAKYGTIASMQPVHETSDRLMAEARLGPDRLTGAYAWKTMLRNGTHLAFGSDYPVESPDPWTGWAASFTRQDASGNPPGGWRPEEKLTREEGWAGFTIGAAYAGFADDKIGRLAPGLWADFLILDRDPLTVSPSELRGTKVVETWIGGRRAWGAKP is encoded by the coding sequence ATGTTCACGCGCCTCAAGCGGCTTGCCGCCGCCACCGCCCTGCTGCTCGCGCCCGCCGCCCAGGCCGATGGAATCGTCGACAATGTCAACGGCATCACGCTCGACGCCAAGGGGGCGGTGGTGCGCTTCGAGGCGCTGCAGATCGATCCCTATGGCAAGGTGGTCGCGGTCTACGCCAAGGGCCAGAAGCGGCCCAGGAAGATGGTCTGGCGACTGGACCTCAAAGGCGCGACGATCGTGCCGGGCATGATCGACGCGCATGGCCATTTCATGGGCCTAGGCTTCCAGCAGCTCCAGCTCGACCTGTCCGCCACCACCAGCCTCGACGACGCGCTCGCTCGCATCGGTGACTACGCGACGAAGAGCCGGGCGAAATGGGTGCTGGGCCGCGGCTGGAACCAGGAGGCCTGGAAGCTCGGCCGCTTCCCCACCGCCGGCGATCTCGACCGTGCGGTGAGTGATCGCCCGGTGTGGCTGGAGCGGGTCGACGGCCATGCCGGCTGGGCGAACAGCAAGGCGCTCGAACTCGCCGGCATCACCGCCGCGAGCAAGGACCCCGCCGGCGGCCGCATCGAGCGCGACGCAAGCGGGCGCCCCAGCGGCGTGCTGGTCGATGCCGCGACCGAGCTGGTCGCCAAGGTCGTGCCGCAGCCCACCCCGCGCGAGCGCAACGCCGCGTTCCTCGCGGCCCAGCAGAAACTGCTCTCGCTCGGCGTCACCGCCACTGCCGACATGGGCACCACGGTCGACGACTGGGAGACGATGCGCGGCATGGCTGATATCGGCCAGCTCCACCTGCGCATCATGAGCTATGCCCACGGCGTCGATACCGCGCTGCGCGTGGCGGGCGCGGGGCCGACGCCCTGGCTGTATGGCGACCGGCTGCGGATGGGCGGTATCAAGCTCTATGCCGATGGCGCGCTCGGCTCGCGCGGCGCGTGGCTCAAGGCCGACTATAGCGATGCGCCGGGCAACAAGGGGCTGGGCTTCCTCACCGACGACCAGCTACTCAACCTGATGGCGCGCGGCGCGATGGACAATTTCCAGATCGCCGTCCACGCGATCGGCGACCGCGCCAACCAGCAGGTGCTCGACGCCATCGAGATCCTGACCGAGACCTACAAGGGCGATCGCCGCTGGCGGATCGAGCACGCCCAGATCATCGATCCCAAGGACCTGCCGCGCTTCGCGAAATACGGTACGATCGCTTCGATGCAGCCGGTCCACGAGACCAGCGACCGGCTGATGGCGGAGGCGCGACTCGGGCCGGACCGCCTCACCGGCGCCTACGCGTGGAAGACGATGCTGCGCAACGGGACGCACCTCGCCTTCGGGTCGGACTATCCGGTCGAGAGCCCGGATCCCTGGACGGGCTGGGCGGCGAGCTTCACGCGACAGGATGCGAGCGGCAACCCGCCGGGCGGCTGGCGGCCGGAAGAGAAGCTGACTCGCGAGGAAGGCTGGGCAGGCTTCACTATCGGTGCGGCGTATGCGGGATTTGCCGACGACAAGATCGGGCGGCTGGCACCGGGGCTGTGGGCCGATTTCCTGATCCTCGATCGCGACCCGCTAACGGTCTCTCCCTCCGAGCTGCGTGGCACGAAGGTGGTCGAAACCTGGATCGGCGGACGCCGCGCCTGGGGCGCGAAGCCCTGA
- a CDS encoding threonine ammonia-lyase, with translation MATKAAPVPASLPVSIDDVRAAAARISGAVVRTPTLHSRTLSQLTGANVYLKFENLQFTAAYKERGALNTLLQLDAEARSKGVIAASAGNHAQGLAYHATRLGIPSTIVMPKNTPIVKVTQTEGHGANVVLHGETFDAAYQHSRELEAERGFTFIHPFDDPRVIAGQGTATLELLEDVPGIDTLVVPIGGGGLISGAAVVAKAQDRPIDVLGVQAELYPSMYNRVHHTEMPCAGDTLAEGIAVKFPGSITAKIVEALVDDIVLVGERRLEEAVSLLLQIEKTVVEGAGAAGLAALLSEPERFKGKTVGTILCGGNIDTRLLANVLLRDLARSGRLARLRIRLQDRPGALFHVARIFHEQGVNIIEVYHQRVFTSLPAKGLITDIECETRDRNHLDRLITALRRAQYEVSMVESA, from the coding sequence ATGGCTACCAAAGCAGCACCCGTGCCCGCCTCGCTCCCCGTGTCGATCGACGATGTTCGGGCGGCCGCGGCGCGGATTAGCGGCGCGGTGGTGCGCACGCCGACGCTGCACAGCCGCACGCTCTCGCAGCTGACCGGCGCGAACGTGTACCTCAAGTTCGAGAACCTCCAGTTCACCGCCGCCTATAAGGAACGCGGCGCACTCAATACGCTGCTGCAACTGGACGCGGAGGCGCGGTCCAAGGGCGTGATCGCGGCGTCGGCCGGCAACCATGCGCAGGGCCTCGCATATCACGCGACGCGGCTGGGCATCCCCAGCACGATCGTGATGCCCAAGAACACGCCGATCGTGAAGGTCACCCAGACCGAAGGGCATGGCGCCAATGTCGTGCTGCACGGTGAAACCTTCGACGCCGCCTACCAGCATTCGCGCGAACTGGAGGCGGAGCGCGGCTTCACCTTCATCCACCCGTTCGACGATCCCCGCGTGATCGCCGGCCAGGGCACCGCGACGCTAGAGCTGCTCGAGGACGTGCCCGGCATCGACACGCTGGTCGTGCCGATCGGCGGCGGTGGGCTCATCTCGGGCGCGGCGGTCGTCGCCAAGGCGCAGGACCGGCCGATCGATGTGCTGGGCGTCCAGGCCGAGCTTTACCCTTCGATGTACAACCGGGTGCACCACACCGAAATGCCGTGCGCGGGCGATACGCTCGCCGAGGGCATTGCGGTGAAGTTCCCGGGTAGCATCACCGCGAAGATCGTCGAGGCGCTGGTCGACGACATCGTGCTGGTCGGCGAGCGCCGGCTGGAAGAGGCGGTGAGCCTGCTGCTCCAGATCGAGAAGACGGTGGTCGAGGGGGCAGGGGCCGCGGGCCTCGCCGCGTTGCTGTCCGAACCCGAGCGCTTCAAGGGCAAGACCGTCGGCACCATCCTGTGCGGCGGAAATATCGATACCCGGCTGCTGGCGAACGTGCTGTTGCGCGATCTTGCCCGTTCTGGCCGCCTGGCGCGGCTGCGCATCCGCCTGCAGGATCGTCCCGGTGCGCTGTTCCATGTCGCGCGGATCTTCCACGAGCAGGGCGTGAACATCATCGAGGTCTACCACCAGCGCGTGTTCACCTCGCTGCCTGCCAAAGGGCTGATCACCGACATCGAATGCGAGACGCGCGATCGCAACCATCTCGACCGGCTCATCACCGCGCTGCGCCGTGCCCAGTATGAAGTGAGCATGGTCGAGTCCGCCTGA